The following are encoded together in the Onychostoma macrolepis isolate SWU-2019 chromosome 03, ASM1243209v1, whole genome shotgun sequence genome:
- the LOC131536320 gene encoding uncharacterized protein LOC131536320 isoform X2, with protein sequence MYRSQIESDQYNYTCKNVYMITFYLLMQINTYTKVCSEHFLPDCLVKSKTGITKLKQGAVPTVFAWSSVRPERSVVRTASNVSTDLDDRHGVNVLSEETPPPHPDHEYAALPPSLQDQFEEARKTIGDQELLILELQQKQFLISNFQGDDKQISFYTGFPDYDTFKAVFMALQPTAENMVGWSQAQRLKHTSGEVLRQGFSASKLSTMDQFFLFLCRLRQGFPEQDLATRFHVSQSTVSRICVTWVNFLYFMLGSLPMWPSRKTVDELMPDCFKCTFPATRVILDCTEIHVQKPSSKVLNSAIYSHYKGNTTFKGLIGIAPSGEVTFVSDLYTGSISDKDITKKSGILSVLEEGDMVMADKGFLIKDLLSERQVSLVIPPFLGPSGHFTADEVRKTQAIARLRIHVERAIRRIKEYHIFDKVLPMTLVGSVNQLWAVCALLTNFQGPLF encoded by the exons ATGTACAGGAGTCAGATTGAGTCTGATCAATACAATTatacatgtaaaaatgtttatatgattacattttatttgctgatgcagataaacacatacacaaaagTGTGCTCGGAGCATTTCCTCCCAGACTGCCTTGTGAAAAGCAAGACTGGTATCACCAAGTTGAAACAGGGAGCTGTGCCAACTGTGTTTGCATGGAGTTCTGTCAGACCAGAGAGGAGTGTTGTTAGAACTGCAAG TAATGTTTCCACGGATCTCGATGATCGACATGGTGTGAATGTGTTGAG TGAAGAGACACCCCCTCCGCACCCAGACCATGAATATGCTGCACTGCCTCCCTCACTTCAAGATCAATTTGAGGAAGCCCGCAAGACCATCGGTGATCAAGAACTTTTAATTTTAGAGCTtcaacaaaaacagtttttgattTCAAATTTTCAAGGTGACGATAAACAGATTTCATTTTATACAGGGTTCCCAGATTATGATACATTTAAAGCTGTGTTTATGGCCCTGCAACCTACTGCAGAAAATATGGTGGGATGGAGTCAGGCTCAGCGACTTAAACATACAAGTGGGGAGGTACTTCGTCAAGGCTTTAGCGCCTCTAAATTGTCCACTATGGaccagttttttctttttctttgtagGTTGAGGCAGGGATTTCCTGAGCAGGATCTTGCAACCCGTTTCCATGTATCACAGTCAACAGTAAGCAGGATCTGTGTGACCTGGGtcaattttttgtattttatgttggGATCACTTCCAATGTGGCCTTCAAGGAAAACTGTGGATGAACTTATGccagattgttttaaatgcacGTTCCCGGCTACTAGAGTTATATTGGATTGCACAGAAATTCATGTACAGAAACCTAGCTCCAAGGTCCTTAACTCAGCGATTTATTCACACTACAAAGGTAACACCACATTTAAGGGCTTAATAGGCATTGCCCCCTCAGGTGAAGTGACTTTTGTCAGTGATTTATATACAGGTTCAATATCTGACAAAGACATTACCAAAAAATCAGGTATCCTTTCTGTTCTCGAAGAAGGAGATATGGTAATGGCCGATAAAGGCTTTCTCATCAAGGACCTTCTCTCTGAAAGACAGGTCTCCCTTGTAATCCCTCCTTTTTTAGGCCCAAGTGGACACTTCACTGCAGACGAAGTACGAAAGACTCAAGCGATAGCAAGACTGCGAATTCATGTAGAGCGCGCTATTAGGCGGATTAAAGAGTACCATATTTTTGATAAAGTCTTACCCATGACACTGGTGGGCTCTGTTAACCAACTGTGGGCCGTCTGTGCCCTTTTAACTAATTTTCAAGGTCCTCTCTTTTAA
- the LOC131536320 gene encoding uncharacterized protein LOC131536320 isoform X1: MYRSQIESDQYNYTCKNVYMITFYLLMQINTYTKVCSEHFLPDCLVKSKTGITKLKQGAVPTVFAWSSVRPERSVVRTASNVSTDLDDRHGVNVLRYVKDVIGYMNLSMSIIVKHLMCPSICFSYSSEETPPPHPDHEYAALPPSLQDQFEEARKTIGDQELLILELQQKQFLISNFQGDDKQISFYTGFPDYDTFKAVFMALQPTAENMVGWSQAQRLKHTSGEVLRQGFSASKLSTMDQFFLFLCRLRQGFPEQDLATRFHVSQSTVSRICVTWVNFLYFMLGSLPMWPSRKTVDELMPDCFKCTFPATRVILDCTEIHVQKPSSKVLNSAIYSHYKGNTTFKGLIGIAPSGEVTFVSDLYTGSISDKDITKKSGILSVLEEGDMVMADKGFLIKDLLSERQVSLVIPPFLGPSGHFTADEVRKTQAIARLRIHVERAIRRIKEYHIFDKVLPMTLVGSVNQLWAVCALLTNFQGPLF, translated from the exons ATGTACAGGAGTCAGATTGAGTCTGATCAATACAATTatacatgtaaaaatgtttatatgattacattttatttgctgatgcagataaacacatacacaaaagTGTGCTCGGAGCATTTCCTCCCAGACTGCCTTGTGAAAAGCAAGACTGGTATCACCAAGTTGAAACAGGGAGCTGTGCCAACTGTGTTTGCATGGAGTTCTGTCAGACCAGAGAGGAGTGTTGTTAGAACTGCAAG TAATGTTTCCACGGATCTCGATGATCGACATGGTGTGAATGTGTTGAGGTACGTAAAAGATGTAATTGGTTACATGAATTTGAGCATGAGTATCATTGTAAAACACCTAATGTGTCCATCAATATGTTTCTCTTATTCCAGTGAAGAGACACCCCCTCCGCACCCAGACCATGAATATGCTGCACTGCCTCCCTCACTTCAAGATCAATTTGAGGAAGCCCGCAAGACCATCGGTGATCAAGAACTTTTAATTTTAGAGCTtcaacaaaaacagtttttgattTCAAATTTTCAAGGTGACGATAAACAGATTTCATTTTATACAGGGTTCCCAGATTATGATACATTTAAAGCTGTGTTTATGGCCCTGCAACCTACTGCAGAAAATATGGTGGGATGGAGTCAGGCTCAGCGACTTAAACATACAAGTGGGGAGGTACTTCGTCAAGGCTTTAGCGCCTCTAAATTGTCCACTATGGaccagttttttctttttctttgtagGTTGAGGCAGGGATTTCCTGAGCAGGATCTTGCAACCCGTTTCCATGTATCACAGTCAACAGTAAGCAGGATCTGTGTGACCTGGGtcaattttttgtattttatgttggGATCACTTCCAATGTGGCCTTCAAGGAAAACTGTGGATGAACTTATGccagattgttttaaatgcacGTTCCCGGCTACTAGAGTTATATTGGATTGCACAGAAATTCATGTACAGAAACCTAGCTCCAAGGTCCTTAACTCAGCGATTTATTCACACTACAAAGGTAACACCACATTTAAGGGCTTAATAGGCATTGCCCCCTCAGGTGAAGTGACTTTTGTCAGTGATTTATATACAGGTTCAATATCTGACAAAGACATTACCAAAAAATCAGGTATCCTTTCTGTTCTCGAAGAAGGAGATATGGTAATGGCCGATAAAGGCTTTCTCATCAAGGACCTTCTCTCTGAAAGACAGGTCTCCCTTGTAATCCCTCCTTTTTTAGGCCCAAGTGGACACTTCACTGCAGACGAAGTACGAAAGACTCAAGCGATAGCAAGACTGCGAATTCATGTAGAGCGCGCTATTAGGCGGATTAAAGAGTACCATATTTTTGATAAAGTCTTACCCATGACACTGGTGGGCTCTGTTAACCAACTGTGGGCCGTCTGTGCCCTTTTAACTAATTTTCAAGGTCCTCTCTTTTAA